A single genomic interval of Arachis duranensis cultivar V14167 chromosome 7, aradu.V14167.gnm2.J7QH, whole genome shotgun sequence harbors:
- the LOC107458409 gene encoding U-box domain-containing protein 3 — protein sequence MGVGETTKLEPEPEPEPKDVHRHQEEEEEDDDDVEEEDEGLSDTRTAIALGLSAKGKGQRQRQQQQECAVVQQVSDKLVSGSLQWKIEAAREIRKLVRKSPSSSKTRSRLGAAGVVQPLVFMLSSSNPDARYSSLLALLNLAVRNERNKVKIVTAGAIPPLVELLKTQNSSIRELATAAILSLSAAAPNKPIIVASGAAPLLVKILNSGSVQGRVDAVTALYNLSTIIKKNSTELLNASAVSPLINLLKECKKYSKFAEKATALLEILSNFEEGRTAISVADGGILTLVETVEDGSLVSTQHAVGALLSLCLSCRDKYRELILKEGAIPGLLRLTVEGTSEAQDRARVLLDLLRDSPPERRLASSVLEKIVYDIAERVDGADKAAETAKRLLQDMVQRSMEQSLNCIQHRAASCNPSVIPST from the exons ATGGGCGTGGGAGAGACCACAAAACTCGAACCTGAACCCGAACCCGAACCGAAAGATGTTCACCGCcaccaagaagaggaagaagaagacgacgacgacgtggaagaagaagacgaaggcTTGTCCGACACAAGAACAGCGATAGCATTGGGTCTGTCAGCGAAGGGGAAAGGGCAGAGGCAGAGGCAGCAGCAGCAGGAGTGCGCGGTGGTCCAGCAGGTGTCGGACAAGCTGGTGAGCGGCAGCCTTCAGTGGAAGATAGAAGCAGCCAGAGAGATCCGTAAGCTCGTCAGGAAATCGCCTTCGTCCTCTAAGACGAGGTCCAGGCTGGGCGCGGCTGGAGTGGTCCAGCCTCTCGTCTTCATGCTGTCGTCATCCAACCCCGATGCCCGTTACTCCTCCCTCCTCGCTCTCCTCAACCTCGCCGTCCGCAACGAACG AAACAAGGTCAAAATAGTGACAGCTGGTGCTATCCCTCCTCTGGTGGAACTCCTCAAAACGCAAAATAGTAGTATAAGGGAATTAGCGACAGCGGCAATCTTGTCACTCTCAGCTGCAGCTCCCAATAAGCCCATAATTGTTGCTTCTGGAGCTGCGCCTCTGCTTGTTAAGATCCTCAACTCTGGAAGTGTTCAAGGCAGAGTTGATGCCGTTACAGCCCTCTATAATCTCTCCACCATCATCAAGAAGAATTCTACTGAACTCCTTAATGCTAGTGCTGTTTCTCCTCTCATCAACCTCCTTAAAGAGTGCAAGAAATACTCCAAGTTTGCCGAGAAAGCTACTGCGCTACTCGAAATTCTCTCCAACTTTGAAGAGGGACGAACCGCAATCTCAGTTGCAGATGGCGGGATTTTAACCTTAGTAGAGACAGTTGAAGATGGATCACTAGTCAGCACACAACATGCTGTTGGAGCTCTGCTGTCATTGTGTCTAAGCTGCCGAGACAAATACCGGGAACTTATCCTCAAAGAAGGAGCAATCCCAGGTTTGTTACGGCTTACAGTGGAGGGCACATCAGAAGCACAAGATAGAGCACGTGTGCTTCTGGATTTGCTTAGAGATTCTCCCCCGGAAAGAAGACTAGCCTCCTCGGTTTTGGAGAAAATTGTTTATGACATCGCTGAACGCGTAGATGGAGCAGACAAAGCTGCTGAAACAGCTAAAAGGTTATTACAAGACATGGTTCAGAGGAGTATGGAACAAAGCTTGAACTGCATTCAGCATAGAGCAGCATCTTGTAATCCTTCTGTGATTCCTTCCACTTGA